The Bacteroidota bacterium genome contains the following window.
TAAAACAAGATTTGATATCCATTTGGAATATGTGAACAGCGGATCTTCAAAATTCCTTTGGTCTATTTTAAAATATGCGGAAATTTCGCAAAAAAAAGGGAAGGATGTAATTGTGGATTGGTTTTATGATGAAGATGATGAAGCCTTGCTGGAATTGGGAGAACAAATTAAATCGTCTATAGAACTTCCTTTCCACATCATTGAAATTAACTAATAACATATAACAAAAAAGCTGCCCTTTAGCAGCTTTTTTTGTTATATGAAAGTAATCAAATTACTTTACAGTATCCATGTGTTTGATCAATTCAAGAACTTTGTTGGAATATCCCCATTCGTTATCATACCAGGAAATAATCTTAA
Protein-coding sequences here:
- a CDS encoding DUF1987 domain-containing protein, producing MQDLIIEKTNNFPSVHFSPSTGILKFEGRSIPEDAVKFYSPLLEWIKEYFKNPSDKTRFDIHLEYVNSGSSKFLWSILKYAEISQKKGKDVIVDWFYDEDDEALLELGEQIKSSIELPFHIIEIN